The Kitasatospora viridis DNA window CCCACAGGTAGTAGAGCTGGTAGCCCGCGCCGGCCGCGAAGCTGTGGAATCCGTGGAGCACGCTGACCACGTCGCCGTCGTGCAGCACCCGGGACTGCTCGGGTCGGTCGGCGTCGTCGTAGTGCAGCATGACCGCGAAGCCCGTCGCCGGGTGCAGGCGGACCAGGAAGGTCTCGGCCAGCCGGTGTTCGTGGGGCGGGTCGTGCCGGTCGTGCCGGTGCGGCGGGAAGCTGGACCACACGCCCGTGTCGCTGTACGTCTCGCCGACCAGCAGCCGCCGGGCGGGCCGCTCGGGGCCGATGATCTCGTGCACCTGCCTGCGCCAGCTGCCGCTGCCCCGGTGCTCCACCCGGACCTGCTCCGGCGCGACGGCGTAGGCGGTCGCGGGCTCGGCCCCGGGCGGGACGGCGGTGGTGATCACCGCGACCGTCGCGGGGGCGTCGGCGCTGAGCGTGGCCGAAGTGCCGGGAGGCAGGTAGACGGCGGTCGCCGGCCCGTCGAAGACGTCGGCCCGCCCGCCGAGGTCGCGGTATGACGTGCCGTCAGCCAGTCGGACGGTGCACGAGCCGGTCAGCACCACAACGGCCGCCTCGACGTCCGGTGCTCCGCCGACCCGGATCGGGACGCCGATCCGGTGCACGTCGAGGCCGACCTGTTCAGACGGGGATGTCATCGTCGGAGCGTTCCTTTCCACGAGCGTCGCCGTCGAGGACCGGCAGCAAGGTGACGTCAGCGGAGCGCCCCGTGCGAGCGGACCGGGTGATCGCCTCGCCGAGCAGGACCGCGGCGGCCCCGTCCCGGCCGGTGGCGCACCGGTGGGTCCCCGGCGCCCCGCTCGCGCCGAAGGCGGCGGCCGTCATGCGCGCGTCGGCGCCGCCGTGCCTGCCGGACTCGCGCGGTACGTCGACGTGTCGGACGGCGCCGTGCAGGCTGGTGATCGTCAACCGGTGGAACGAGGGCGGCGTTCGGGTGCCCGGGGCGGCCACGCAGTAGCTCACCCGCAGCGCCCCGCCGTCGCCGTGGACGGCCAGCTCGAAGCCCTCCCAGGGCGCACAGCCGGTGAGCGTGTAGCTGACGAGGGCTCCGCCGGCGTACTGGATCAGGGCGTGCACCGTGTCGTCGATGTCCGCGTCCAGCGGCACCGAATACGGTTCGGCCGACGTGTAGAAGCCGCGGCTCGACTGGGCCTGCACCCGCAGGGCGGGCTCGTCCAGCCACCAGTTCAGCAGGTCGAGGTGGTGGCAGGCCTTGGTCACCTCAAGCCCGCCCGACAGGCGGCGAAGGCGGTGCCAGCGGCGGAAGTAGCTCGCGCCGTGCCCCTCCTTGAGGTGGTAGTCGAACCGGGCCGCGCGGACGGTGCCGATGTCTCCCCGGGCGAGGCACTCCTTGATCTGCCGCGCCAGGTTCAGGTAGCGGAGGTTGTGGCCGACCCGGACGCTTCCCGAACTCCTCTGCTCACCGCGCAGCACCCGGAGGGCGTCCGCCGCGGAGACGACCATGGGCTTCTCCACGAACACCGACACGTCCCGGCCGAGGGCCGCCAGGATCTGGTCCACGTGGGTGTGGTCCGGGCCCGCGATGATCACCTCGTCCGGGCGGGCCTCGGTGAGCATCCGGTCGAAGTCCTGTGCCGCGTAGAGGTCGAGCGGCGTGCTCCACCCGTCCCCGACGGCCTTCAGCCGTTCGGGGTCCGCGTCGACGACCGCGACCAGGCCGTCGCCCGCCGGGAGCCCGTCCCGCGTCGCGAACATCGGCAGGTAGGTGGTCTCGGCGCGGCGGCCCAGTCCGCTGAGCACGTAGCTGCGCCCTTCCGGCCCTCTGACGTTCATGACCGAGCCTGCGCGTGTGCGGGGGGACGGACCCAGCGGCCGGCGGCCAGCACCGCCCCGACCTTCAGCGCCCGGTCCAGCAAAAGGAGATCGGCCCTGCCGCCGGCCTTCAGCCGCCCCACTCCGTCCGCCAGGCCGGCCGCGCGGGCCGGCGTCGCCGTGGCCATCCGGACCGCGTCCACCAGCGGGACGGCCGCCTGCCGGACGGCGAACCGCAGGACGTCGGCCAGAAAACTGACGCTCCCGCAGAACGACCGTCCGTCCCGGCTGATCGCGACGCCCTGTGCCACCGTGCCTTCGATGGCTCCCATGCCGAAACGCGCACCCGTGGGCAGGCCCGTGCCGGGTGAGGCGTCCGAGACCAGGCACAACCGGTCGGGCCCGAGGCACCGGTAGGCGACCCGGGTCATGTCGGCCGTGACGTGGTGCCCGTCCGCGATGAGTTCCGCCGTCAGCTCCTCGGACCCGAGCACCGCCTCCAGCAGTCCGGGCTCCCGGACCGGACCGTGCCTGCGCAGTTCGGTGTGACCGCTCCACAGGTGCGCGGCGTGGCGCACGCCGTGCGCCACGGCCTCCCGCACCTGGTCGGCGTTGGCCGCGCTGTGGCCCGCGCTGACGACGACGCCCCGCCCGCTGAGCCCGGTGATCGCCTCCTTCGCCCCGGCGAGTTCCGGCGCCAAGGTGACCATGCGGACGGTGCCGTGGTCGGTGAACTCCCGCCAGTGGCCGTCGGTCGGTTGCCGCAGCAGGTCGGGTGGATGGGCGCCGCGGTAGCCGTCGGCCAGGTACGGGCCCTCCAGGTGCAGGCCGGCGAGTCCGCCGTGGCCGGTGGCGAGCTCTGCCGTGCCGATCGCGATGGCCTCGCGCAGCTGGGGCAACGCGCTGGTCCCCAGGGTTGCCAGGGTGGTCGTCGTGCCGTGCTCGCGGTGCGCCTCGGTGACGCTGTGCCAGGCCCGGGAGTCGGGTTCGTTGAAGCTCCGGCCGCGGGCGCCGTGGACGTGGATGTCGACCAGGCCGGGCGCGATGAAACCCGGCCACTGGAGGTCGGCCACCCGTCGGGACCCGTGGACCACCTCCTCGACGAGCCCGTCGCGCACCACCACGGCGCCCGGGCCGACTCGTTCGGCGAGCACCAGCGTTCCGGCGATCACGGACGGCTGCTCCGCGGTCACCACGCACTTCCCTCGTGCAGGGCGCGCACCAGCTTCGGATAGCGCCTGGCACCGCCCAGCAGTCCGGCGGCCTCCGGCTGGAGGGGAGCGCGCAGGGCCTCGCCGAGGACCTCGTCGAGGTCG harbors:
- a CDS encoding 5-deoxy-glucuronate isomerase; its protein translation is MTSPSEQVGLDVHRIGVPIRVGGAPDVEAAVVVLTGSCTVRLADGTSYRDLGGRADVFDGPATAVYLPPGTSATLSADAPATVAVITTAVPPGAEPATAYAVAPEQVRVEHRGSGSWRRQVHEIIGPERPARRLLVGETYSDTGVWSSFPPHRHDRHDPPHEHRLAETFLVRLHPATGFAVMLHYDDADRPEQSRVLHDGDVVSVLHGFHSFAAGAGYQLYYLWALAGEPRELCFRTDPRHEWLLNDHQHQ
- a CDS encoding Gfo/Idh/MocA family protein, translated to MNVRGPEGRSYVLSGLGRRAETTYLPMFATRDGLPAGDGLVAVVDADPERLKAVGDGWSTPLDLYAAQDFDRMLTEARPDEVIIAGPDHTHVDQILAALGRDVSVFVEKPMVVSAADALRVLRGEQRSSGSVRVGHNLRYLNLARQIKECLARGDIGTVRAARFDYHLKEGHGASYFRRWHRLRRLSGGLEVTKACHHLDLLNWWLDEPALRVQAQSSRGFYTSAEPYSVPLDADIDDTVHALIQYAGGALVSYTLTGCAPWEGFELAVHGDGGALRVSYCVAAPGTRTPPSFHRLTITSLHGAVRHVDVPRESGRHGGADARMTAAAFGASGAPGTHRCATGRDGAAAVLLGEAITRSARTGRSADVTLLPVLDGDARGKERSDDDIPV
- a CDS encoding N-acetylglucosamine-6-phosphate deacetylase, translated to MTAEQPSVIAGTLVLAERVGPGAVVVRDGLVEEVVHGSRRVADLQWPGFIAPGLVDIHVHGARGRSFNEPDSRAWHSVTEAHREHGTTTTLATLGTSALPQLREAIAIGTAELATGHGGLAGLHLEGPYLADGYRGAHPPDLLRQPTDGHWREFTDHGTVRMVTLAPELAGAKEAITGLSGRGVVVSAGHSAANADQVREAVAHGVRHAAHLWSGHTELRRHGPVREPGLLEAVLGSEELTAELIADGHHVTADMTRVAYRCLGPDRLCLVSDASPGTGLPTGARFGMGAIEGTVAQGVAISRDGRSFCGSVSFLADVLRFAVRQAAVPLVDAVRMATATPARAAGLADGVGRLKAGGRADLLLLDRALKVGAVLAAGRWVRPPAHAQARS